TGCACGAGGTGATCCGCGGCGCGGCGGGAGCCGACCCGGCGGTCGCGGAGCTGTGGGAGACCAACGAGAAGGAGCGGCACGTGGGTGCCGGACACCTCCTCGCCCGCCTGCAGGCGAGCCCGACCGTCCCCGTGCGGGAGGCACAGGACCGGCTGTGGCTGCTCATGGCGACCGACCACTACCACCGCCTGGTCGTGGCCCGGGGGTGGTCGCGCTCGGCGTACGAGCGATGGCTCACCGACGGGATCCGGGCGCTGTTCGCTTCCTGACGCCCGGTTCCCGTCGGAGACGGTCGATCAGTCCTCCGGGTCGTACCCGAGGTTCGGGGAGAGCCACTTCTCCGCCTCGGCGACGGTCCAGCCCTTGCGCTCGGCGTAGTCGGCGATCTGGTCGCGGCCCAGCCGTCCGACGACGAAGTACTGCGCCTCGGGGTGGCTGTAGTAGATGCCCGAGACCGACGCGCCGGGCCACATCGCCATCGACTCGGTGAGCTCGATGCCGGTGGTGGCCTGGACGTCGAGGAGCTCCCAGATCGTGCGCTTCTCGGTGTGGTCCGGGCAGGCCGGGTAGCCGGGAGCGGGCCGGATGCCGGTGTACTTCTCGGCGATCAGGTCCTCGTTGCTCAGCTGCTCCTCCGGCACGTGTGCCCAGAACTCGGTGCGCACCCGCTGGTGCAGCCGCTCCGCGAACGCCTCGGCGAGGCGGTCGGCGAGCGCCTCGAGGAGGATCGCGGAGTAGTCGTCGAGGTCCTCCTTGAACGCCGCGATCCGCTCGGTCGTGCCGAGGCCGGCCGTGACGGCGAACGCGCCCACCCAGTCGCCCCCGCCGGCCAGGTCGCTCCCGATCGGGGCGACGTAATCGGCGAGCGAGCGGTTCGGGACGCCCTCGCGGTGCTGGCCCTGCTGGCGCAGCTGGTGCAGCGTCGCGCGTACGGCGGCCCGCGACTCGTCCTCGTAGACCACGACGTCCTCGCCGGTGCTCGCGGCCGGGAACAGCCCGTAGACGCCGTTGGCCGTCAGCCACTTCTCGTCGACCAGCCGGTCGAGCATGGCCTGCGCGTCGTCGTACAGCTTGCGCGCGGCCTCGCCCTGCGTGGGGCTGTTGAGGATGTCGGGGAACTTGCCCTTCATCTCCCAGGCGTTGAAGAACGGCTGCCAGTCGATGTAGTCGCGCAGCTCGGTGAGGTCGTAGTCGGCGAGCACGTGCACGCCGGGCGACCTCGGCTGCGGCGGCGCGTAGCCGTCCCAGGCGATCGGCGACTTGTTGTCCTGCGCGTCGGCGAACGACAGCTGCGGCCGCTCGGACTTCTGAGCGTGGCGGGCACGCAGCGAGTCGTAGTCGGCCTGGATCGTCTCGAGCAGCGCGGGACGCTGCTTGTCGTCGAGCAGCGCGGCAGCGGTCGGGACGGAGCGCGAGGCGTCCTTGACCCAGACCACCGGGCCGTCGTACTTCCGGTCGATCTTCACCGCCGTGTGGGCGCGCGAGGTGGTCGCACCACCGATGAGCAGCGGGATCTCGAGCCCGAGGCGCTGCATCTCGGTCGCGAAGCCGACCATCTCGTCGAGGCTCGGCGTGATCAGGCCCGACAGGCCGATGATGTCGGCGCCGACCTCCTTGGCCGTGTCGAGGATCTTCTGCGCGGGCACCATCACGCCGAGGTCGATGACCTCGTAGTTGTTGCACGACAGCACGACGCCGACGATGTTCTTGCCGATGTCGTGGACGTCGCCCTTGACGGTGGCGAGCACGATCGTGCCGTTGGTGTCCTTGCTGTTGGCCAGCTCGGGGTTGTTGGCCTTCTCCTCCTCGATGAAGGGGATCAGGTAGGCCACGGCCTTCTTCATCACGCGGGCCGACTTCACGACCTGCGGGAGGAACATCTTGCCGGCGCCGAACAGGTCTCCGACGACGTTCATGCCGTCCATCAGCGGGCCCTCGATCACCTCGATCGGGCGACCGCCGCGGTCGGCGATCTCCTGGCGCAGCTCCTCGGTGTCAGCCTCGACGAAGCCGTCGATGCCCTTGACCAAGGCATGCGTGATCCGCTCGCCGACGGGCAGCGAACGCCACTCCTCGGCAGCTGCCTCGACCTTCTCGCCGGTGCCGCGGTGGGCCTCGGCCAGCTCCAGCAGCCGCTCGGTGGCGGCCAGCGAGTCGTCGGTGCGGTTGAGGACGACGTCCTCGATCGCGTCGCGCAGCTCGGGGTCGATCTCGCTGTAGGGCACCAGGGCCCCGGCGTTGACGATGCCCATGTCGAGCCCCGCCTCGATGGCGTGGAACAGGAACACCGCGTGGATCGCCTCGCGGACCGGGTTGTTGCCCCGGAAGCTGAACGAGACGTTCGAGATGCCGCCGGACACCTTGGCGCCGGGCAGGTTCTGCTTGATCCAGCGGGTCGCCTCGATGAAGTCGAGACCGTAGGTCGCGTGCTCCTCGATGCCCGTCGCCACGGCGAACACGTTGGGGTCGAAAATGATGTCCTCGGCCGGGAACCCGACCTGGTCCACGAGGATCCGGTAGGCGCGCTCGCAGATCGCCTTGCGGCGCTCGAGGTTGTCGGCCTGACCGTCCTCGTCGAAGGCCATCACGACCGCGGCCGCGCCGTACTTCTTGCACAGGTTGGCCTGCTCGATGAACTTCTTCTCGCCCTCCTTCATGGAGATCGAGTTGACGATCGGCTTGCCCTGGACGCAGCGCAGGCCGGCCTCGATGACCTCCCACTTGGAGGAGTCGATCATCAGTGGGACACGACTGATGTCGGGCTCGCTGGCGATCAGCTTGACGAAGCGGTCCATGGCCGCGACGCCGTCGATCATGCCCTCGTCCATGTTGACGTCGATGACCTGTGCGCCGGCCTCGACCTGCTGCGCGGCGACCGACAGGGCGGTGTCGTAGTCGCCGTCCTTGATCAGGTTGCGGAAGCGCGCCGAGCCGGTGATGTTGGTCCGCTCGCCGACGTTCACGAACAGGCTCTCGTCGGTGATCGTGAACGGCTCCAGGCCGGACAGCCGCATCGCCGGCTCGACGCTCACCGGCTGGCGGACCTCGCGGCCCTCCATCTGGCGGGCGATCTCGGCGATGTGGTCGGGCGTGGTGCCGCAGCAGCCACCGACGATGTTGAGGAAGCCGGCCTCGGCGAACTCGATCAGGACGGCGGCGGTGTCGGCCGGCGCCTCGTCGTACTCACCGAAGGCGTTGGGCAGGCCGGCGTTGGGGTACGCCGAGACGAAGGAGTCGGCGAGCCGCGACAGCTCGGCGATGTAGGGACGCATCTCCTTGGCGCCGAGCGCACAGTTCAGGCCGACGGCCAGCGGCTGGGCGTGCCGGACCGAGTCCCAGAACGCCTCGGTGACCTGACCGGACAGGGTGCGGCCGGACGCGTCGGTGATGGTGCCGGAGATGACGACCGGCCAGCGGCGGCCGGTCTCCTCGAAGAGCGTCTCGACGGCGAAGATCGCGGCCTTCGCGTTGAGGGTGTCGAAGATCGTCTCGATGAACAGCAGGTCGGCGCCGCCGTCGACCAGGCCACGGGCGGCCTCGAGGTAGGCGTCGACGAGCTGCTCGTAGGAGACGTTGCGCGCGCCCGGGTCGTTGACGTCGGGGCTGATGGACGCGGTGCGGGTCGTGGGCCCGAGCGCGCCGGCGACGTACCGCTTGCGGCCGGTGGCCTGCGCCACCTCGTCGGCGATCCCCCGGGCCAGGCGGGCCGACTCGAGGTTGAGCTCGTAGGACAGGGACTCCATGCCGTAGTCGGCCAGCGAGACGGCGTTGGAGTTGAACGTGTTGGTCTCGATGATGTCGGCACCGGCGTCGAGGTACTCGCGGTGGATGCCGCCGATGATGTCCGGCTGCGTGATCGAGAGCAGGTCGTTGTTGCCGATCAGGTCGCTCGGCCACTCCTCGCGGTCGGCGAAGCGCTCACCGCGGTAGCCGGCCTCGTCGGGGCGGTCGCGCTGGATCGCCGTCCCCATCGCACCGTCGAGGATGACGATGCGCTCGCGGAGCAGCGTGGTGAGCTCGTCGGTCGCGTCGGGCCGCCACTGGGGGGTCGTGGCGTCGTGACCCGCGGTCTCGGACATGTCCCATCCTTCCTGTCGGAAGGCGTCCTTGGTTCATCGGCCGAGCGTGGCGGATGGTCCAGGGGGGACGATCCGTTGCAACGCCTCTCGGCTGGTGCCGATGTTACCCATGTTCTCGTGACTAGGCTGGTGGAGTGATGGAGATCGAGACGGTCCCCGAGCTGGTCCGGCCCGTGGTGATCGCTGCCTTCGAGGGCTGGAACGACGCCGCCGAGTCCGCGACCGCGGTCGTGGACCACCTGATGCGTGCCTGGGACGCCAAGGTCGTGGCCGCGATCGACCCGGAGGAGTACTACGACTTCCAGGTCAACCGGCCCACTGTCGGCATCGACGAGAACGGCTTCCGGAAGCTGACCTGGCCCAGCACCCACATCGCCGTCGCCTCGCCCCCGGACCTGGACCGCGACGTGATCCTGGTCCGCGGGATCGAGCCCAACATGCGCTGGCGCCAGTTCACCGCCGAGATCCTGGCCGCCATCGACGACCTCGGCTGCGAGCTGTTCGTGACGCTCGGCGCCCTGCTCTCCGACAGCCCGCACACGCGCCCGATCCCCGTCTCCGGATCGACCACCGAGGCCGACCTGATGGACCGGCTGGTGCTCGAGCAGTCCACCTACGAGGGCCCGACCGGGATCGTCGGCGTGCTCCAGGACGCCTGCGCGCGGGTCGACATCCCCGCGGTGTCGTACTGGGCCGCGGTCCCGCACTACGTCGCCCAGCCGCCCTGCCCGAAGGCGACCCTGGCGCTGCTCGTCCGGCTCGAGGACCTGCTCGAGATCCCGATGCCGCTCGGCGACCTGCCCGACGAGGCGCGGGCCTGGGAGCGCGGCGTCGACGAGCTGGCCGAGGAGGACGAGGACATCGCCGACTACGTCCGCTCGCTCGAGGAGTCGCGCGACACCGCCGACCTGCCCGAGGCGTCCGGTGAGGCGATCGCACGGGAGTTCGAGCGGTACCTCAAGCGGCGGGGCGAGGAGTCCTAGTCGGGTCTCGAGGCGGCCGAGTGGTTGCGGTTTGGTCCCAAACCGCAACGATTCCGGCCCGGCACGTGCAGTCTCTGCCCAATCGGTGACTGGTCAGACCAGTCACCCTGGTGGGCGAGGCCGCGGCTGTCACACGATCTGTACCGGCGCCTGGGGCTCCCAGAACGCGTGATTGTGCTGCGGTTTGGTCCCAAACCGCAGCAATTCGGGCCCGACACGTGCGGTCTGTGCCCAATCGACGACTGGTCGGACCAGCGACGTCACGCTCTCCGCAGCGGCGGCCCGAACATGCCGAGCCACAAGGTCACCAGGTACGACGACCGCTACAGCGCGAGTCCGAGCGCGGCGTCCAGCACCGGCAGCAGGGTCACGGCCGCCTCCGGGTCGCTGGTGTCGGCGAGCCCGTCCGTGCCGAGCGTGGCGGCGACCCAGGCGTCGACGGCAGCGGTCGCGCGGGGGGCGTCGAGGTCGTCGGCGAGGGCGGCGAGGACCTCCTCGACCACGGGTGCGGCGGGCGCGCCGGCACCGAGGGCAAGGGCGCGGCGCCAGGCGGCGACGTCGTCCACGGCCTGCCACAGGTGGGCGTCGGTCCACTCCCAGTCGGTGCGGTAGTGGTGGCGCAGCAGAGCGAGCCGGATCGCCATCGGGTCGATGTCGCTGTTGCGCAGCGCCGAGACGAAGACCAGGTTGCCGAGCGACTTCGACATCTTCTCACCGTCGTAGGCCACCATGCCGGCGTGGCTGTAGACCTTCGCGAAGGGCTCACCGGTCGCCACCTGGACGTGCCCGGCACACATCTCGTGGTGCGGGAACACCAGGTCGCTGCCACCGGCCTGGACCTCGAAGGCGCCGCCGAGGTGCTCGAGCGCGATCGCCGCGCACTCGATGTGCCAGCCCGGCCGGCCGCGCCCGAACGGGCTGTCCCACGACGGCTCGCCCTCACGCTCGCCGCGCCACACGACACAGTCGAGCGGGTCCTTCTTGCCGTCGCGGTCGGGGTCGCCGCCGCGCTCGGCGAAGAAGCGGAGCATGGTGTCGCGGTCGTAGTTCGACTCGCTGCCGAAGGCGGGGTCGGCGGCGACCGAGAAGTAGAGGTCCTGGTCGACCCGGTAGATCGAGCCGGCTGCCTCGAGGCGCTCGATCAGCTCGATCACCAGCGGGATCGACTCGACGGCGCCGACGTACTCGACCGGAGGCAGGACGCGCAGCGCCTCCATGTCCTTGCGGAACAGCTCGGTCTCGCGCTCGGCGAGCTCGACCCAGTCGACGCCGACCTTGTCGGCGCGCTCGAGGAGCGGGTCGTCGACGTCGGTGACGTTCTGGACGTAGCGCACGTCGTGGCCGGCCGTGCGCCACGCGCGGTTGAGCAGGTCGAAGGCGACGTAGGTGTTGGCGTGGCCGATGTGGGTGGCGTCGTAGGGGGTGATGCCACACACGTAGAGGCGCGCGGTGCCGTCAGGGCGACTCTCGACCTTGCCGCCGGTGGCGGTGTCGTGGAGGACGACCTGGGGACCGGTGACCGGGAGCACCGGGAGACCCGGGGCGTTCCATGCGCGCATGCCTTGATGTTAGGGGTTGCCTCTAGAACGGCGGCCACGGGATCGCCGGCCAGCTCCCGGAGGGCCCGGGCAGGACGCCGGCGGCCAGCAGGCGTTCGGTACGACGCTCCAGCGCACGGATCTCGTGCTCGGCGAGGTGGGTGGTCAGTCGCTCCCCCAGCTCGCCCCGCACGGCGGCCAGCACCGCGGTGACGACCTCGGTCTCCTCGGCGGTCAGCGGGAGCCCGGCCCAGCCCCACAGCACGGTGCGGAGCTTGGCCTCGTGGTGGAACGCGACGCCGTGGTCGACGCCGTACCGGTGCCCGCCGGGCATGGCGAGCACGTGGCCACCCTTCCGGTCGGCGTTGTTGACCAGCACGTCGTAGACCGCGAGCCGGCGCAGCGCGAGCGAGTCCTCGTGGACCAGGACGACCGGTCGGTCCCGGTCGTCGAGCCCCTCGACCACCTCGAGCCACCCCTGCGGCGAGGCACCCGACCGGACCAGGGTGACGGCCTCGTCGTCGGGGTCGACCTCCTGCCACTCCTGGACCATGCCCGGGCCGTGCGGGCCCTCGCCCCACCAGGTGCGCGGCACCAGGTCCCAGCCGGTCGCCACGGAGACCTCGTACGCCGCGATCTCGCGGTCGGCGAGGGTGCCGTCGGGGAAGTCCCACAACGGCCGCTCCCCCGCGACCGGCTTGTAGACGACCTCGCGGCCGTCGAGCTCGGCGAGGAAGGTGGCGTTGGAGGCCGGCATGATCCGGCCGCGGATCTCCAGGCTCACCAGCAGGTCACTGCTCGGTGGGCTCGCGCCGCTTGAACCCGTTGGCGCGCACGCACAGGTGCCCGTCGGGGTCGATCGGCTGGCCGCAGAACGGGCAGGTCGGGCGGCCGGCCCCCACGACGTGCTCGGCGCGTCGTACGAACGCCCGGGCCTGGCCCGGCTCGAGGCGCACGAGGAGCAGCTCGGCCGGGTCCTCGCCGTCGGACAGCTCGACCGGCTCCTCGCCGACCGGGAACACCTCGACGACCACCCGCTCGTCCTCAGGATCCCACGACAGGGTCATGGTGCCGGCGCGGAACTCCTCCTCGATCGGCAGCTCGAGCGGTTGGTCGTCGGCGAGCCCGAACGGCGCCATCGCAGGTACGACGCCCTGGGCCCGCCCGTCGGCGATCACCTCGTCGAGGAGCTCGTCGATGCGCTCCGCGAGCGCGATGACCTGCTGCTTCTCCAGGGCGACCGAGACCAGCCGCGAACCCGCGCGGGCCTGCAGGAAGAACGTGCGGCTGCCGGGCTCGCCGACGGTGCCGGCGACGAAGCGCTCGGGCGGGTCGAATCCGTGGACGATCGGCATGTGGCGAGCCTAGTGGTCCCCGGTAGCCGGGTCAGCCGGGGCCCGCGCCGCCACCGACGACCGCGCCGCGCGTGCGCGCACGGCGCTTGCCGGGCTTCGGCGCGAGCCAGGACAGGTCCCCGTCGTGCGTGTTGCTGGCGAGGACGTAGGGCCGGTCGGCGGCGTACCGGATGACCGACACCGACGCCGGGTCGACGCTGATGCGCTGGAACAGGTCGAGGTGCATGCCGAGGGCGTCGGCCAGCAGCGACTTGATGATGTCGCCGTGGCTGACGGCCACCCACACCGCGTCCGGACCGTGCTCCACGGTGACGGCAGCGTCGAGGCGTCGTACGGCGGCCACGGCGCGGTGCTGCATCGCGACCATCGACTCCCCCCCGGGGAACACCGCCGCGGACGGCTGACGCTGGACGGTCGTCCACAGCGGCTCGCGCAGCAGCTCCTTGATCGGCCTGCCCTGCCACTCGCCGTAGTCGCACTCGGCGAGCGCCTTCTCGGTGACCGCCCTCGTCGTGGCGTGCCCGCCCGCACGCTGCGCGTCGGCGATCGCCTTCGCCGTCT
This genomic interval from Nocardioides kongjuensis contains the following:
- a CDS encoding DUF3090 domain-containing protein: MPIVHGFDPPERFVAGTVGEPGSRTFFLQARAGSRLVSVALEKQQVIALAERIDELLDEVIADGRAQGVVPAMAPFGLADDQPLELPIEEEFRAGTMTLSWDPEDERVVVEVFPVGEEPVELSDGEDPAELLLVRLEPGQARAFVRRAEHVVGAGRPTCPFCGQPIDPDGHLCVRANGFKRREPTEQ
- the metH gene encoding methionine synthase codes for the protein MSETAGHDATTPQWRPDATDELTTLLRERIVILDGAMGTAIQRDRPDEAGYRGERFADREEWPSDLIGNNDLLSITQPDIIGGIHREYLDAGADIIETNTFNSNAVSLADYGMESLSYELNLESARLARGIADEVAQATGRKRYVAGALGPTTRTASISPDVNDPGARNVSYEQLVDAYLEAARGLVDGGADLLFIETIFDTLNAKAAIFAVETLFEETGRRWPVVISGTITDASGRTLSGQVTEAFWDSVRHAQPLAVGLNCALGAKEMRPYIAELSRLADSFVSAYPNAGLPNAFGEYDEAPADTAAVLIEFAEAGFLNIVGGCCGTTPDHIAEIARQMEGREVRQPVSVEPAMRLSGLEPFTITDESLFVNVGERTNITGSARFRNLIKDGDYDTALSVAAQQVEAGAQVIDVNMDEGMIDGVAAMDRFVKLIASEPDISRVPLMIDSSKWEVIEAGLRCVQGKPIVNSISMKEGEKKFIEQANLCKKYGAAAVVMAFDEDGQADNLERRKAICERAYRILVDQVGFPAEDIIFDPNVFAVATGIEEHATYGLDFIEATRWIKQNLPGAKVSGGISNVSFSFRGNNPVREAIHAVFLFHAIEAGLDMGIVNAGALVPYSEIDPELRDAIEDVVLNRTDDSLAATERLLELAEAHRGTGEKVEAAAEEWRSLPVGERITHALVKGIDGFVEADTEELRQEIADRGGRPIEVIEGPLMDGMNVVGDLFGAGKMFLPQVVKSARVMKKAVAYLIPFIEEEKANNPELANSKDTNGTIVLATVKGDVHDIGKNIVGVVLSCNNYEVIDLGVMVPAQKILDTAKEVGADIIGLSGLITPSLDEMVGFATEMQRLGLEIPLLIGGATTSRAHTAVKIDRKYDGPVVWVKDASRSVPTAAALLDDKQRPALLETIQADYDSLRARHAQKSERPQLSFADAQDNKSPIAWDGYAPPQPRSPGVHVLADYDLTELRDYIDWQPFFNAWEMKGKFPDILNSPTQGEAARKLYDDAQAMLDRLVDEKWLTANGVYGLFPAASTGEDVVVYEDESRAAVRATLHQLRQQGQHREGVPNRSLADYVAPIGSDLAGGGDWVGAFAVTAGLGTTERIAAFKEDLDDYSAILLEALADRLAEAFAERLHQRVRTEFWAHVPEEQLSNEDLIAEKYTGIRPAPGYPACPDHTEKRTIWELLDVQATTGIELTESMAMWPGASVSGIYYSHPEAQYFVVGRLGRDQIADYAERKGWTVAEAEKWLSPNLGYDPED
- a CDS encoding PAC2 family protein, with protein sequence MEIETVPELVRPVVIAAFEGWNDAAESATAVVDHLMRAWDAKVVAAIDPEEYYDFQVNRPTVGIDENGFRKLTWPSTHIAVASPPDLDRDVILVRGIEPNMRWRQFTAEILAAIDDLGCELFVTLGALLSDSPHTRPIPVSGSTTEADLMDRLVLEQSTYEGPTGIVGVLQDACARVDIPAVSYWAAVPHYVAQPPCPKATLALLVRLEDLLEIPMPLGDLPDEARAWERGVDELAEEDEDIADYVRSLEESRDTADLPEASGEAIAREFERYLKRRGEES
- a CDS encoding histidine phosphatase family protein is translated as MATLLLVRHGRTTANASGVLAGRTPGVRLDELGTEQAARAGARIGTVPLAALVTSPQERCKQTAKAIADAQRAGGHATTRAVTEKALAECDYGEWQGRPIKELLREPLWTTVQRQPSAAVFPGGESMVAMQHRAVAAVRRLDAAVTVEHGPDAVWVAVSHGDIIKSLLADALGMHLDLFQRISVDPASVSVIRYAADRPYVLASNTHDGDLSWLAPKPGKRRARTRGAVVGGGAGPG
- the mshC gene encoding cysteine--1-D-myo-inosityl 2-amino-2-deoxy-alpha-D-glucopyranoside ligase, translated to MRAWNAPGLPVLPVTGPQVVLHDTATGGKVESRPDGTARLYVCGITPYDATHIGHANTYVAFDLLNRAWRTAGHDVRYVQNVTDVDDPLLERADKVGVDWVELAERETELFRKDMEALRVLPPVEYVGAVESIPLVIELIERLEAAGSIYRVDQDLYFSVAADPAFGSESNYDRDTMLRFFAERGGDPDRDGKKDPLDCVVWRGEREGEPSWDSPFGRGRPGWHIECAAIALEHLGGAFEVQAGGSDLVFPHHEMCAGHVQVATGEPFAKVYSHAGMVAYDGEKMSKSLGNLVFVSALRNSDIDPMAIRLALLRHHYRTDWEWTDAHLWQAVDDVAAWRRALALGAGAPAAPVVEEVLAALADDLDAPRATAAVDAWVAATLGTDGLADTSDPEAAVTLLPVLDAALGLAL
- a CDS encoding SCO1664 family protein; protein product: MSLEIRGRIMPASNATFLAELDGREVVYKPVAGERPLWDFPDGTLADREIAAYEVSVATGWDLVPRTWWGEGPHGPGMVQEWQEVDPDDEAVTLVRSGASPQGWLEVVEGLDDRDRPVVLVHEDSLALRRLAVYDVLVNNADRKGGHVLAMPGGHRYGVDHGVAFHHEAKLRTVLWGWAGLPLTAEETEVVTAVLAAVRGELGERLTTHLAEHEIRALERRTERLLAAGVLPGPSGSWPAIPWPPF